One part of the Bacteroidales bacterium genome encodes these proteins:
- a CDS encoding SDR family oxidoreductase: protein MRNTLNNKVIIITGASSGIGRALAFECAKKGANLSLAARNYDKLKQLENELSKYNVDVLSVKTDVSIEDNCKNLINETIKKYNKIDVLINNAGISMRALFKDVKLDVIKKLIDVNFWGTVYCTKYALPYLLDTKGSVIGITSIAGYHGLPGRIGYSASKFAMTGFLETLRIENLKTGLHVMMVAPWFTASNIRKSALLANGTSQGETPRKEEKMMTSEKAAFHIVKGIIKRKRNIILSLKGKISVLIQRIVPKYLDHIFYNQMSKEPDSPFK from the coding sequence ATGAGAAATACACTCAACAATAAAGTTATTATTATAACCGGTGCATCATCAGGAATAGGGAGGGCGCTTGCATTTGAATGTGCAAAAAAAGGTGCAAATCTTTCACTTGCTGCCAGAAATTATGATAAACTTAAACAATTGGAAAATGAACTTTCAAAATATAATGTTGATGTTCTTTCTGTAAAAACCGATGTTAGTATCGAAGATAATTGTAAAAACCTGATTAATGAAACAATAAAAAAATATAATAAAATAGATGTCTTAATAAATAATGCAGGTATTTCAATGAGAGCATTATTTAAGGATGTAAAATTAGATGTAATTAAAAAACTTATTGATGTAAATTTTTGGGGTACAGTTTATTGTACAAAGTATGCCTTGCCATATTTACTTGACACAAAAGGTTCAGTGATTGGGATTACATCTATAGCCGGTTATCATGGACTTCCGGGTAGGATAGGTTATTCAGCATCAAAATTTGCCATGACAGGTTTTCTCGAAACTCTAAGGATTGAAAACTTAAAAACCGGACTTCATGTAATGATGGTTGCACCATGGTTTACAGCATCAAACATAAGAAAATCAGCATTACTGGCAAATGGAACTTCACAAGGTGAAACACCCAGAAAAGAGGAAAAAATGATGACATCTGAAAAAGCAGCTTTCCATATTGTTAAAGGAATAATTAAACGAAAAAGAAATATAATTTTATCTTTAAAAGGTAAAATATCCGTTTTAATTCAACGAATTGTTCCTAAATATCTTGATCATATTTTTTATAATCAAATGTCTAAAGAACCTGACTCTCCCTTTAAATAA
- a CDS encoding TonB-dependent receptor, with protein MKHPNLTKYIILIIFVVTYTISSAQKYTISGYIEDSKTGEKLINANIYETKTYIGTVSNNYGFYSITFSKAKINLTFSYVGYQAQQFNIELTKDTLINISLIPNIEIKEIIVTDKKSEKKIKSTQMSLIEIPVRQIKSLPVLLGETDILKTIQLMPGVQSGSEGSSGIYVRGGGPDQNLFLLDGVPIYNVSHLFGFLSVFNDDAIKNVSLIKGGFPARYGGRLSSVVDIRMKEGNNREFKGAGSVGIISSKLTLEGPIIKNKTSFIVSGRRTYIDILAYPFIKYFGDGETFGYYFYDLNGKINHKFSDKSRLYISSYMGNDKIHFKYNYDYSNDNIKYENEEKFSLEWGNIINAIRWNYLINNKLFSNTTITYSRFRFLTGSEFTDIVTEPNKKPKETVESMKFYSGINDIAGGIDFDYFPTTNQNIKFGFKNMYHTFNPGIFDYNTTSGDTSDFDISLGSRRVYGNESYVYIEDDIKLNDWIKTNIGFHYSNFYVKEKFYNSFQPRFSCRFLINDNLSVKTSYSQMVQYIILLTTTTIGLPNDLWVPVTDKIKPQKSIQYAIGSSYRITEKIDLSIEGYYKIMNNLIEYKEGSTYYGTKKDWQEKVEIGKGWSYGLELFVEKSVGKLSGWLGYTLSWTYRQFDNISYGKKFPYRYDRRHDIGLVVSYKFNDNTDIGATWVYGTGNAITLSFEKYNSMYYSNDYMLEEYSNDNNHSQIGYVENRNNYRMANYHRLDIGANFHKQKKWGKRTWSIGLYNTYNRKNPFFLYFRNEYNYEKDIVQKKLYQFSLFPVIPSVRYSFEF; from the coding sequence GTGAAACACCCAAATTTAACAAAATATATTATTCTGATTATTTTTGTTGTAACATATACAATATCATCAGCTCAGAAATATACAATCAGCGGATATATTGAAGATTCTAAAACGGGAGAAAAACTAATAAATGCAAACATCTATGAAACAAAAACTTATATTGGCACAGTATCAAATAATTATGGGTTTTATAGTATAACATTTTCAAAAGCCAAGATTAATCTAACTTTTTCGTATGTAGGATATCAGGCTCAACAATTTAATATTGAGCTTACTAAAGATACATTAATAAATATTTCATTAATTCCTAATATTGAAATTAAAGAAATTATTGTAACTGATAAAAAATCTGAAAAAAAAATTAAGAGTACCCAAATGAGTTTGATTGAAATACCTGTAAGACAAATCAAATCATTACCAGTGCTTTTAGGTGAAACAGATATACTTAAAACCATTCAGTTAATGCCGGGTGTTCAATCAGGGAGTGAAGGCTCAAGCGGTATTTATGTTAGAGGAGGAGGGCCCGACCAAAATCTGTTCTTATTAGATGGTGTACCTATTTATAATGTCAGTCATTTATTTGGGTTTTTATCTGTATTTAATGATGATGCAATAAAAAACGTATCATTAATTAAAGGAGGTTTTCCTGCAAGATACGGAGGCAGATTATCTTCTGTTGTTGATATTAGAATGAAAGAAGGAAATAATCGGGAATTTAAAGGTGCTGGTTCCGTTGGTATTATTTCATCTAAATTAACCCTTGAAGGTCCAATTATAAAAAATAAAACTTCATTTATTGTATCGGGAAGAAGAACATATATTGATATTTTAGCTTATCCCTTTATAAAATATTTCGGAGATGGTGAAACATTTGGCTACTATTTTTATGACCTTAATGGTAAAATAAATCATAAATTCTCAGATAAAAGCAGGCTTTATATTAGCTCTTATATGGGCAATGATAAAATTCACTTTAAATATAATTACGATTATTCTAATGATAATATAAAATATGAAAATGAAGAAAAATTTTCGCTTGAATGGGGAAATATTATAAATGCAATAAGATGGAATTATCTTATTAATAATAAGTTATTTAGCAATACAACAATTACTTATAGCCGGTTTCGTTTTTTAACAGGTTCTGAATTTACCGATATAGTAACCGAACCGAATAAAAAACCAAAAGAAACTGTTGAAAGTATGAAATTTTATTCCGGGATTAATGATATTGCCGGCGGAATTGATTTTGACTATTTTCCTACAACAAATCAAAATATAAAATTCGGATTTAAAAATATGTATCATACATTTAATCCGGGAATATTTGATTATAATACCACCTCAGGCGATACTTCCGATTTTGATATATCTCTTGGCAGTAGGCGTGTTTATGGAAATGAATCTTATGTATATATCGAAGATGATATTAAATTAAACGACTGGATAAAAACAAATATAGGTTTTCATTACTCTAACTTTTATGTTAAAGAAAAATTCTATAACTCATTTCAACCCCGATTTTCCTGCAGATTTCTTATAAATGATAATTTATCAGTTAAAACTTCCTACTCACAAATGGTGCAGTATATTATACTGTTAACAACTACTACTATTGGCTTGCCTAATGATCTATGGGTGCCTGTTACAGATAAAATAAAACCACAAAAATCTATACAGTATGCTATTGGTTCAAGTTACAGAATAACTGAAAAAATTGACCTGAGCATTGAAGGATATTACAAAATAATGAACAACCTTATTGAATATAAAGAAGGCTCAACATATTATGGTACTAAAAAAGACTGGCAGGAAAAAGTTGAAATAGGAAAAGGATGGTCATATGGGCTTGAATTATTTGTAGAAAAATCTGTAGGGAAATTATCAGGTTGGTTAGGATATACATTGTCTTGGACATACCGACAGTTTGATAATATCAGCTATGGTAAAAAATTCCCATATCGCTACGACAGAAGACATGATATTGGACTTGTTGTATCATACAAGTTTAATGATAATACAGATATTGGTGCAACATGGGTATATGGTACAGGTAATGCAATTACGCTTTCATTTGAAAAATATAATTCAATGTACTATTCAAATGATTATATGCTTGAAGAATACTCTAATGATAATAATCATTCACAAATTGGATATGTTGAAAACAGGAATAATTACCGTATGGCAAATTATCATCGCTTAGATATAGGAGCAAATTTCCATAAACAAAAAAAATGGGGAAAAAGAACCTGGAGTATTGGTTTGTATAATACATATAATAGAAAAAATCCGTTTTTTCTTTATTTTAGAAATGAATACAACTACGAAAAAGATATAGTACAAAAAAAACTTTACCAGTTTAGTTTGTTTCCTGTAATTCCATCAGTAAGGTATAGCTTTGAATTTTAA